One region of Lactobacillus johnsonii genomic DNA includes:
- a CDS encoding LTA synthase family protein: MGRLKASYNWLTKTKLGFFTVVVVFFWIKTYLTYITKFNLGVVGSMQNFLLLINPLPTAILLIGIGLFFKGRKSYWIMVIIDFLLSLWLFSNILYYREFSDFLSTSIIKTSGSTSDNLGKSIAGITKGTDFLVFLDVVIIVLLIALKVFKIDVRRLKLKVSLLIEGLAVVLIGTNLTMAQKDRSGLLTRTFDNNYIVKYLGLNAFAVYDGVKTAQNNAIMAKANHSDLKTVQSYIKKNYIAPNPEYYGVAKNKNVLVIHLESFQQFLIDYKWHGKEVTPNLNKLYHANDTISFDNFFNQVGQGKTSDAEMMLENSIFGLQSGSAMSSYGTSNTFESAPAILGQKAGYTSAVMHGGAGSFWNRDNAYKSFGYDYFMPLSYYQNKKGYYLGYGIKDKLFFDQSIKYMEHLPQPFYLKMITVTNHYPYDLDKKNQSIDKTDTGDKTVDGYVQTAHYLDQAIGELMSYLKKSGLEKNTLIMLYGDHYGISGNHHKASAQLLDKDSFNNFDNLQFQRVPLMFHMPGLKGGINHTYGGEIDVRPTLFNLLGINDQNMIQFGHSLLAKNAPQIVAQRNGDFITPKYSKVEGSYYYTQSGKRITHPSKKVKAQLASISNTVTTELSLSDRVITGNLLRFYKPDGFEYVKRKNYSYKKSDSLKRLKKAEKKSKNSVWYQNGKKTTQSDFKTDAPELKR; this comes from the coding sequence ATGGGACGCCTAAAAGCATCATATAATTGGTTAACTAAAACTAAATTAGGCTTTTTCACTGTAGTTGTTGTATTTTTTTGGATAAAAACATATTTAACCTATATAACAAAGTTTAATTTAGGTGTAGTGGGCTCAATGCAAAATTTTTTGCTACTGATAAATCCACTGCCAACTGCTATTTTATTAATTGGAATTGGTTTATTTTTTAAGGGTAGGAAATCCTACTGGATTATGGTCATAATTGATTTTCTTTTATCTCTTTGGCTATTTTCAAATATATTATATTATCGAGAATTTTCTGATTTTTTATCTACTTCTATCATTAAAACATCCGGATCTACTTCTGATAATTTAGGAAAAAGTATTGCGGGCATCACAAAAGGAACAGATTTTTTAGTATTTTTAGATGTAGTTATCATTGTTCTACTAATAGCTCTTAAAGTTTTTAAAATTGATGTTCGACGTCTAAAATTAAAGGTTTCACTTTTAATTGAAGGCTTAGCTGTAGTATTGATCGGTACTAATTTAACTATGGCACAAAAGGATCGTTCTGGTTTATTGACTAGAACTTTTGATAATAACTATATTGTCAAATATTTAGGATTGAATGCTTTTGCAGTATACGATGGAGTAAAGACAGCTCAAAATAATGCAATTATGGCTAAAGCAAACCATAGTGATCTAAAAACTGTTCAGTCGTATATCAAGAAAAATTATATTGCCCCTAATCCGGAATATTATGGCGTGGCAAAGAATAAGAATGTATTGGTAATCCACTTAGAGAGTTTCCAGCAATTTTTAATTGATTATAAGTGGCATGGAAAAGAAGTTACCCCTAACTTGAATAAGTTATATCATGCTAACGATACTATTAGTTTTGATAATTTCTTTAATCAAGTAGGACAGGGTAAGACTTCCGATGCTGAAATGATGCTAGAAAACTCTATTTTTGGTTTACAATCAGGATCTGCTATGTCAAGTTATGGAACATCTAACACTTTTGAAAGTGCTCCAGCTATACTAGGTCAAAAGGCTGGCTACACTAGTGCAGTTATGCATGGTGGGGCAGGTTCATTCTGGAATCGTGATAATGCTTATAAGTCTTTTGGCTACGATTATTTCATGCCTTTATCTTATTATCAAAATAAAAAAGGATATTACTTAGGATATGGAATTAAAGATAAGCTTTTCTTTGATCAGTCGATTAAATATATGGAGCATTTACCACAGCCATTTTATTTAAAGATGATTACGGTAACGAACCACTATCCATATGATTTAGATAAAAAAAATCAATCCATTGATAAAACTGATACGGGTGATAAAACAGTAGATGGATATGTTCAAACTGCTCATTATCTTGATCAAGCAATTGGAGAATTGATGAGCTATCTGAAGAAATCTGGTTTAGAGAAGAATACTCTAATTATGCTTTATGGAGATCACTACGGAATTTCTGGAAATCACCATAAGGCGTCTGCCCAATTATTGGATAAAGATAGCTTTAATAATTTTGATAATCTCCAATTCCAACGGGTACCATTAATGTTCCACATGCCTGGACTTAAGGGTGGTATTAATCATACCTATGGTGGCGAGATTGACGTTAGACCAACCTTATTTAATTTATTAGGAATTAATGACCAAAATATGATTCAGTTTGGACATAGTCTTTTGGCTAAAAATGCTCCACAGATTGTTGCCCAGCGAAATGGTGACTTTATTACTCCAAAATATAGTAAAGTAGAAGGAAGTTATTACTACACGCAATCAGGAAAGCGAATAACTCATCCAAGCAAGAAAGTAAAGGCCCAATTAGCATCCATTTCTAATACAGTAACGACCGAGCTCTCCTTATCAGACCGAGTAATTACAGGAAATCTTTTGCGCTTCTATAAGCCAGATGGATTTGAATATGTGAAGAGAAAAAATTATTCATATAAGAAATCTGATTCATTAAAACGATTGAAAAAGGCTGAGAAGAAGAGTAAGAATAGTGTCTGGTATCAGAATGGCAAAAAGACAACTCAAAGTGATTTCAAGACAGATGCCCCAGAATTGAAAAGATAA
- a CDS encoding lysylphosphatidylglycerol synthase transmembrane domain-containing protein, protein MNKKHFIGMLIVLLISGFVIWQELRKTPIKALWEASKKLNLTFLLLVLLVMVLSYVCEAAIIWILEHKKGDPHRSAWSFFRIPIIQALFNAITPLSTGGQPSQLVAMIQMGIEGGRATSILLMKFIIYQICVLFAYVSTIIFGFHMVVTKFSGLALFILIGFILHVSSIIFLLAIMFAYRWTKNTTNWVMDLLEKFMNKNTVEKWRKNTMEKIETFYAEGQNLKREKKKLLGASILTIGQLLCFYSIPYLILLALNLTPSWLDVTQMNIMIIMFMAIVPIPGASGGAEFSFQTLFSTFIHSNILLTLGMFLWRFTTYFFGMILGIFGWLFKPKKVKSH, encoded by the coding sequence ATGAACAAAAAACATTTTATAGGGATGCTGATTGTTCTTTTAATTAGTGGCTTTGTTATTTGGCAGGAATTACGGAAAACACCAATTAAGGCATTATGGGAAGCAAGTAAAAAATTAAATTTAACTTTCTTGCTGTTAGTTTTGTTGGTAATGGTTTTGTCATATGTTTGTGAAGCTGCTATTATTTGGATTTTAGAGCATAAAAAGGGAGATCCACATCGCTCGGCATGGTCTTTTTTTAGAATTCCAATTATTCAAGCTTTATTTAATGCGATAACGCCATTGTCTACCGGTGGTCAACCTTCTCAGTTAGTAGCCATGATTCAGATGGGAATAGAAGGTGGACGGGCGACATCTATTCTGTTAATGAAATTTATAATTTATCAAATTTGCGTTTTATTTGCGTACGTATCGACAATTATTTTTGGTTTTCATATGGTAGTGACCAAATTTTCAGGATTGGCCTTGTTTATTTTAATTGGTTTTATTCTTCATGTAAGTTCCATAATTTTTCTATTAGCAATTATGTTTGCATATCGATGGACAAAAAATACTACTAATTGGGTCATGGATTTACTGGAAAAATTTATGAACAAAAATACTGTTGAAAAATGGCGTAAGAATACGATGGAGAAAATTGAGACTTTCTATGCAGAAGGACAGAATTTAAAACGTGAAAAGAAAAAATTATTAGGGGCCAGTATTTTGACTATTGGTCAACTTCTATGTTTCTATTCAATTCCGTACTTGATCTTGTTAGCGTTAAATTTAACACCTTCTTGGTTAGACGTTACACAGATGAACATTATGATTATTATGTTTATGGCAATTGTTCCAATTCCAGGAGCATCTGGTGGAGCAGAATTTAGTTTTCAGACATTGTTTTCTACTTTTATTCATTCAAATATTTTGTTGACTCTAGGGATGTTCTTATGGCGTTTTACTACCTACTTTTTTGGAATGATTTTAGGGATATTCGGTTGGCTCTTTAAGCCCAAGAAAGTAAAAAGTCATTAA
- a CDS encoding glycosyltransferase family 4 protein: MIRINMFSQADSVQGQGVGSAYKELVRLLRTRLVEDFYVTVNKYGASDLTHYHTINPTYFANSFLPSRGRKIGYVHFLPETLEGSVKLPEPAKSIFYKYVIDFYKRMDQIVVVNPIFIDKLVKYGISEKKVKYIPNFVAKSEFYEQSQVQKNAFRNKLHIPLDKFVIVGDGQVQERKGVDDFAKLAEANPDIQFIWAGGFSFGKMTDGYAHFKKLIDNPPKNLKFTGIVPREELVSYLNIADLFLLPSFDELFPMSVLEAFSCNTPVLLRDLDLYQAIIDGYYMKGKDFIELNAQIKSVVSNPKKLKRYQDLSAQASQEYSEDHLAKIWHDFYMEQYEIGRKLGQIK; the protein is encoded by the coding sequence ATGATTAGAATTAATATGTTTTCCCAGGCTGATTCAGTTCAGGGACAGGGTGTGGGATCGGCTTACAAAGAACTAGTGCGCTTACTTAGAACCCGCTTAGTAGAAGATTTTTATGTAACGGTTAATAAATATGGAGCAAGTGATTTAACTCATTACCACACTATCAATCCTACTTATTTTGCTAACAGTTTTTTACCTAGTCGTGGAAGAAAAATTGGATATGTGCATTTTCTGCCGGAAACATTAGAAGGATCTGTTAAGCTCCCTGAACCAGCAAAAAGTATCTTTTATAAGTACGTTATTGATTTTTATAAAAGAATGGATCAGATAGTAGTAGTTAATCCAATCTTCATTGACAAATTGGTGAAGTATGGAATTAGCGAAAAAAAGGTAAAATATATTCCTAATTTTGTAGCAAAAAGTGAATTTTATGAGCAAAGTCAAGTACAAAAAAATGCCTTTAGGAATAAATTGCATATTCCGTTAGATAAGTTTGTAATTGTTGGAGATGGACAAGTTCAAGAAAGAAAAGGTGTGGATGACTTTGCGAAGTTAGCAGAAGCCAATCCGGATATTCAATTTATTTGGGCTGGTGGATTCTCATTCGGTAAAATGACGGATGGATATGCTCATTTTAAGAAGTTAATTGATAATCCTCCAAAAAATTTGAAATTTACTGGTATTGTGCCACGAGAAGAATTAGTTAGCTATTTAAACATTGCTGACTTGTTTTTACTCCCATCTTTTGATGAATTATTTCCAATGTCAGTTTTAGAAGCTTTTTCATGTAATACTCCTGTTTTATTACGTGATTTGGATTTATATCAAGCTATTATTGACGGATACTATATGAAAGGTAAGGATTTTATTGAGTTAAATGCTCAAATTAAATCCGTAGTATCAAATCCTAAAAAATTAAAGAGGTATCAAGATTTATCTGCTCAAGCCAGTCAAGAATATTCTGAAGATCATCTTGCTAAAATATGGCATGACTTTTACATGGAACAATATGAAATTGGTAGAAAGTTAGGGCAAATCAAGTAA
- a CDS encoding glycosyltransferase family 4 protein: MNIGLFTDTYFPQLSGVATSIQTLKNSLEADGHSVFIFTTTDPHLGKGTIEPNIFRVSSVPFVSFTDRRIAVRGLFQATKIAKEVKLDIVHTQTEFAMGMIGKYVAHSLDIPAIHTYHTMYEDYLHYVLNGHLLKPYHVKQITKAYLHKMDGVVAPSQRVKETLKRYGVTIPMRIIPTGVDLTAINENPRRDVRKELGLNSKDKVILTLSRVAAEKKIDQILDVLPEILEKEPNVKFVIAGDGPDVQPLKDQVARLSLEDYVTFAGSVEHSDVGNYYRMADLFVSASDTETQGLTYIEALAAGTKSVVYSTDYTENVFDNKELGCTFKTKDEMKSEILGYLKENQFTIPEDIKKNKLVDVSAATFAHKIEGFYQDAIQNKQTTEVNYD; encoded by the coding sequence ATGAATATTGGGTTATTTACCGATACTTATTTTCCTCAGCTTTCTGGGGTCGCAACTTCAATTCAAACTTTAAAAAATTCTCTTGAAGCGGATGGACATTCTGTCTTCATTTTTACTACAACTGATCCTCATTTAGGAAAGGGGACTATTGAGCCAAATATTTTCAGAGTTAGCAGTGTACCTTTTGTATCTTTTACAGATAGAAGGATTGCAGTTAGAGGTTTATTTCAGGCGACAAAAATTGCTAAAGAAGTAAAATTAGACATTGTTCATACTCAAACTGAGTTTGCAATGGGCATGATTGGAAAATACGTTGCGCATTCGTTAGATATTCCCGCTATTCATACTTACCATACTATGTATGAAGATTATTTACATTATGTGTTAAATGGACATCTATTGAAGCCATATCATGTTAAACAAATTACGAAGGCTTATCTACATAAGATGGATGGGGTAGTGGCACCAAGTCAGCGTGTAAAAGAAACATTGAAGCGGTATGGAGTTACAATTCCAATGCGTATTATTCCCACAGGGGTTGATTTAACAGCTATCAATGAAAATCCTCGTCGCGATGTTCGAAAGGAATTGGGACTCAATTCAAAAGATAAAGTTATTCTTACACTAAGTAGGGTAGCAGCTGAAAAGAAAATAGATCAAATCTTAGATGTTTTACCTGAGATTTTGGAAAAAGAGCCTAACGTAAAGTTTGTAATTGCCGGCGATGGTCCTGATGTACAGCCGCTAAAAGATCAAGTTGCTCGACTTTCTTTAGAAGACTATGTAACTTTTGCAGGTAGTGTCGAACATAGTGATGTTGGAAATTATTATCGTATGGCTGACTTATTCGTATCTGCAAGTGATACTGAAACGCAAGGGTTAACCTATATTGAGGCATTAGCCGCTGGAACAAAAAGTGTAGTGTATAGTACCGATTACACAGAGAATGTTTTTGATAATAAAGAATTGGGTTGTACTTTTAAAACAAAGGATGAAATGAAAAGTGAGATTCTTGGCTATCTAAAAGAAAATCAATTTACGATTCCTGAAGATATAAAGAAAAATAAATTAGTGGATGTATCAGCAGCTACTTTTGCACATAAAATAGAAGGTTTTTATCAGGATGCAATCCAGAACAAACAAACAACTGAGGTAAATTATGATTAG